One genomic window of Trichomycterus rosablanca isolate fTriRos1 chromosome 1, fTriRos1.hap1, whole genome shotgun sequence includes the following:
- the lamtor4 gene encoding ragulator complex protein LAMTOR4 isoform X1 has translation MQTTALTQGLERIPDQLGYLVISEDGVLASSGELENDEHTAGVIMQMVRTACRFRLHGAAEPPFKRMSVMFEDYVYAVTISGQKVFVVKRQNNQRDPVTV, from the exons ATG CAGACTACAGCACTGACCCAGGGTTTGGAGAGAATACCAGACCAGCTGGGTTATTTGGTGATCAGTGAAGATGGGGTACTTGCA TCTTCAGGAGAACTGGAGAATGATGAGCACACTGCAGGTGTGATCATGCAGATGGTCCGAACAGCATGTCGGTTCAGGCTTCATGGGGCAGCAGAGCCACCTTTTAAACGCATGTCAG TAATGTTTGAGGACTATGTTTATGCTGTGACCATCTCCGGACAGAAAGTGTTTGTAGTGAAACGCCAGAACAACCAACGGGATCCTGTAACTGTCTAG
- the lamtor4 gene encoding ragulator complex protein LAMTOR4 isoform X3 — protein sequence MTTALTQGLERIPDQLGYLVISEDGVLASSGELENDEHTAGVIMQMVRTACRFRLHGAAEPPFKRMSVMFEDYVYAVTISGQKVFVVKRQNNQRDPVTV from the exons ATG ACTACAGCACTGACCCAGGGTTTGGAGAGAATACCAGACCAGCTGGGTTATTTGGTGATCAGTGAAGATGGGGTACTTGCA TCTTCAGGAGAACTGGAGAATGATGAGCACACTGCAGGTGTGATCATGCAGATGGTCCGAACAGCATGTCGGTTCAGGCTTCATGGGGCAGCAGAGCCACCTTTTAAACGCATGTCAG TAATGTTTGAGGACTATGTTTATGCTGTGACCATCTCCGGACAGAAAGTGTTTGTAGTGAAACGCCAGAACAACCAACGGGATCCTGTAACTGTCTAG